Below is a genomic region from Candidatus Krumholzibacteriota bacterium.
TCACCGCCACGGGAACGCCCCAGAGCGGCCGGCCGTCGTAACCGCCCCTCTCCAGCGCCGAGGCTTCCCCGAGCGCATGCTCGCCGAGGACGGAGAGAAAGGCCCCGATGACGCCGTCTGTCTGTTCGATTCTCGCGAGGTACGCGCAAACGACGTCGGTCGGGGAGAAGTCTCCGCGCTGATATCCCTCGCCGAGTTGCTCGATCGTGAGACCGGTCAGGCCGTCCGGTTTCCCGCCCTTCATGGCTCCTCCGACCCGATCACGGGTGGAACGCGGAAGAATCCCGCTTCCCGCTCCGGGGCGGCGGCGAGAACCTCGTCGCGGCTCAGGCACGGTTCGACGGCGTCCGTGCGGAGATCCGGCCTGAATCGACCGACGTGGGCACGGGGTTCCCAGTCTGTCGCGTCGACCTCCTCGAGCCGCCGCACGAAACCGATGATCCGTTCGAGCTGCCCCCGAAGGCGTTCGCGGCTGTCCGCATCCAGCCTGATGCTCGCCAGCTTCTCGATGTGCCGGAGATCGTCGTCGCTGAAAGCCACCGCTTGCTCCCTTCCGCCCCGCCGGCAAACGCCGACGGAAACACGTC
It encodes:
- the gatC gene encoding Asp-tRNA(Asn)/Glu-tRNA(Gln) amidotransferase subunit GatC → MAFSDDDLRHIEKLASIRLDADSRERLRGQLERIIGFVRRLEEVDATDWEPRAHVGRFRPDLRTDAVEPCLSRDEVLAAAPEREAGFFRVPPVIGSEEP